In the Gossypium arboreum isolate Shixiya-1 chromosome 10, ASM2569848v2, whole genome shotgun sequence genome, one interval contains:
- the LOC108487435 gene encoding uncharacterized protein LOC108487435 isoform X2 — MSQGPKLYDNKPKKAQLKQFQQHQKGKEFPSTSSGAASYSMGQPPPPPPPQPPKESFARRYKFLWPLLLAVNFTVGAYLFMRTKKKDTNLAEDDVDLSPPVSTTPVTATPVTETQSPVSSITQPLKLPEPIPESQQRELFKYILEEKRKVKPKDPEEKKRLDEEKAILKQFIRAKSIPQL, encoded by the exons ATGAGCCAAGGTCCAAAGCTCTACGACAACAAACCTAAAAAAG CTCAATTGAAACAATTTCAACAGCATCAAAAAGGAAAGGAATTTCCTTCAACATCATCAGGTGCAGCATCATATTCAATGGGTCAGCCGCCACCGCCACCACCACCTCAGCCTCCAAAGGAATCGTTTGCAAGGCGTTACAAGTTTCTTTGGCCCCTTCTCTTGGCTGTCAACTTTACTGTCGGAG CTTATCTCTTCATGAGAACGAAGAAAAAGGACACGAACTTAGCGGAAGATGACGTTGATTTGAGTCCTCCTGTATCAACTACACCTGTCACTGCAACTCCAGTTACTGAAACCCAGTCACCTGTATCATCCATCACACAGCCTTTGAAGTTGCCTGAACCGATTCCGGAGAGCCAACAGCGTGAACTTTTTAAGTATATATTGGAAGAGAAGAGGAAAGTGAAACCGAAAGATCCCGAGGAGAAGAAGCGGCTGGACGAAGAGAAAGCTATACTCAAACAATttatccgagctaaatccatacCACAGTTATGA
- the LOC108486992 gene encoding DEAD-box ATP-dependent RNA helicase 20-like isoform X1: MSRYDSRSGDPASYRDRRSDSGFGGASAYGGSGRSLSSRKDYDAGEPPRKLDLDGLTPFEKNFYVESPSVAAMSEMEVEEYRQKREITVEGRDVPKPVKSFADVRFPDYVLQEVMKAGFVEPTAIQAQGWPMALKGRDLIGIAETGSGKTLAYLLPAIVHVNAQPILAPGDGPIVLVLAPTRELAVQIQQEAAKFGASSRIKNTCIYGGVPKGPQVRDLQKGVEIVIATPGRLIDMLDSHHTNLRRVTYLVLDEADRMLDMGFEPQIRKIVSQIRPDRQTLYWSATWPKEVEQLARQFLYNPYKVIIGSADLKANHAIRQHVDIVSESQKYNKLVKLLEDIMDGSRILIFMDTKKGCDQITRQLRMDGWPALSIHGDKSQAERDWVLSEFKAGKSPIMTATDVAARGLDVKDVKYVINYDFPGSLEDYVHRIGRTGRAGAKGTAYTFFTAANARFAKELIAILKEAGQKVSPELAAMGRGAPPPPSGHGGFRVRDRDRDRDRDRDRDRGKGYGGSRPWN; this comes from the exons ATGAGTAGATATGATAGCCGCTCCGGCGATCCTGCCTCCTACCGTGACCGTAGAAG TGACTCAGGGTTTGGTGGGGCTTCAGCATATGGTGGTTCAGGGCGGTCCTTGTCAAGCAGAAAGGACTATGATGCTGGTGAACCACCTAGGAAGTTGGATTTGGATGGCTTGACACCATTTGAAAAGAATTTTTATGTTGAGTCTCCTTCTGTGGCAGCAATGTCTGAGATGGAGGTGGAGGAATATCGACAGAAGAGGGAAATTACGGTTGAAGGTCGTGATGTTCCAAAGCCTGTGAAGAGTTTTGCTGATGTGAGATTTCCAG ACTATGTACTGCAAGAAGTCATGAAAGCAGGGTTTGTTGAACCAACAGCCATACAAGCTCAAGGCTGGCCAATGGCTTTAAAGGGCCGTGATCTTATTGGTATTGCTGAAACAGGATCAGGGAAGACCCTTGCCTATTTATTGCCTGCAATTGTTCACGTCAACGCACAACCAATTTTAG CTCCTGGAGATGGTCCAATTGTATTAGTATTAGCTCCCACACGTGAACTTGCAGTTCAAATACAACAGGAGGCTGCTAAGTTTGGTGCGTCATCAAGGATCAAGAATACATGCATATATGGTGGGGTTCCAAAGGGACCTCAAGTGCGTGATCTCCAGAAAG GTGTTGAGATTGTTATTGCTACACCAGGAAGGTTAATAGATATGTTGGATTCACATCACACAAATCTGCGAAGAGTTACTTATTTAGTCTTGGATGAGGCAGATCGGATGTTAGACATGGGGTTTGAGCCTCAGATACGAAAAATTGTTTCTCAG ATACGTCCTGATCGTCAAACTTTATACTGGAGTGCAACTTGGCCAAAGGAGGTTGAACAATTGGCAAGGCAGTTTCTTTACAATCCGTACAAA GTGATAATTGGATCTGCGGATTTAAAAGCTAACCATGCAATTCGCCAACATGTTGACATTGTTTCGGAGAGTCAGAAATATAACAA ATTGGTGAAGCTGCTGGAGGATATCATGGATGGCAGCAGAATTTTGATTTTCATGGATACCAAGAAAGGCTGTGACCAAATCACTAGGCAACTTCGCATGGATGGTTGGCCGGCTCTCTCAATTCATGGAGATAAAAGTCAAGCAGAAAGGGATTGGGTCCTTTCAGAGTTTAAAGCTGGCAAGAGCCCTATAATGACTGCAACAGATGTTGCAGCTCGTGGCTTAG ATGTGAAAGATGTCAAATATGTAATCAATTATGACTTCCCGGGTTCTCTTGAGGATTATGTTCATCGCATTGGTCGAACTGGAAGGGCGGGGGCAAAAGGAACTGCCTACACTTTCTTCACAGCTGCAAATGCCAGATTTGCAAAAGAACTTATTGCCATACTTAAGGAAGCTGGACAAAAGGTCAGTCCTGAATTGGCAGCAATGGGACGTGGTGCACCTCCTCCCCCATCAG GACATGGTGGTTTCCGAGTCCGAGACCGAGACCGAGACCGAGACCGAGACCGAGACCGAGACCGAGGGAAGGGTTATGGGGGCAGCCGCCCTTGGAATTGA
- the LOC108486992 gene encoding DEAD-box ATP-dependent RNA helicase 20-like isoform X2 — MIAAPAILPPTVTVEAMSEMEVEEYRQKREITVEGRDVPKPVKSFADVRFPDYVLQEVMKAGFVEPTAIQAQGWPMALKGRDLIGIAETGSGKTLAYLLPAIVHVNAQPILAPGDGPIVLVLAPTRELAVQIQQEAAKFGASSRIKNTCIYGGVPKGPQVRDLQKGVEIVIATPGRLIDMLDSHHTNLRRVTYLVLDEADRMLDMGFEPQIRKIVSQIRPDRQTLYWSATWPKEVEQLARQFLYNPYKVIIGSADLKANHAIRQHVDIVSESQKYNKLVKLLEDIMDGSRILIFMDTKKGCDQITRQLRMDGWPALSIHGDKSQAERDWVLSEFKAGKSPIMTATDVAARGLDVKDVKYVINYDFPGSLEDYVHRIGRTGRAGAKGTAYTFFTAANARFAKELIAILKEAGQKVSPELAAMGRGAPPPPSGHGGFRVRDRDRDRDRDRDRDRGKGYGGSRPWN; from the exons ATGATAGCCGCTCCGGCGATCCTGCCTCCTACCGTGACCGTAGAAG CAATGTCTGAGATGGAGGTGGAGGAATATCGACAGAAGAGGGAAATTACGGTTGAAGGTCGTGATGTTCCAAAGCCTGTGAAGAGTTTTGCTGATGTGAGATTTCCAG ACTATGTACTGCAAGAAGTCATGAAAGCAGGGTTTGTTGAACCAACAGCCATACAAGCTCAAGGCTGGCCAATGGCTTTAAAGGGCCGTGATCTTATTGGTATTGCTGAAACAGGATCAGGGAAGACCCTTGCCTATTTATTGCCTGCAATTGTTCACGTCAACGCACAACCAATTTTAG CTCCTGGAGATGGTCCAATTGTATTAGTATTAGCTCCCACACGTGAACTTGCAGTTCAAATACAACAGGAGGCTGCTAAGTTTGGTGCGTCATCAAGGATCAAGAATACATGCATATATGGTGGGGTTCCAAAGGGACCTCAAGTGCGTGATCTCCAGAAAG GTGTTGAGATTGTTATTGCTACACCAGGAAGGTTAATAGATATGTTGGATTCACATCACACAAATCTGCGAAGAGTTACTTATTTAGTCTTGGATGAGGCAGATCGGATGTTAGACATGGGGTTTGAGCCTCAGATACGAAAAATTGTTTCTCAG ATACGTCCTGATCGTCAAACTTTATACTGGAGTGCAACTTGGCCAAAGGAGGTTGAACAATTGGCAAGGCAGTTTCTTTACAATCCGTACAAA GTGATAATTGGATCTGCGGATTTAAAAGCTAACCATGCAATTCGCCAACATGTTGACATTGTTTCGGAGAGTCAGAAATATAACAA ATTGGTGAAGCTGCTGGAGGATATCATGGATGGCAGCAGAATTTTGATTTTCATGGATACCAAGAAAGGCTGTGACCAAATCACTAGGCAACTTCGCATGGATGGTTGGCCGGCTCTCTCAATTCATGGAGATAAAAGTCAAGCAGAAAGGGATTGGGTCCTTTCAGAGTTTAAAGCTGGCAAGAGCCCTATAATGACTGCAACAGATGTTGCAGCTCGTGGCTTAG ATGTGAAAGATGTCAAATATGTAATCAATTATGACTTCCCGGGTTCTCTTGAGGATTATGTTCATCGCATTGGTCGAACTGGAAGGGCGGGGGCAAAAGGAACTGCCTACACTTTCTTCACAGCTGCAAATGCCAGATTTGCAAAAGAACTTATTGCCATACTTAAGGAAGCTGGACAAAAGGTCAGTCCTGAATTGGCAGCAATGGGACGTGGTGCACCTCCTCCCCCATCAG GACATGGTGGTTTCCGAGTCCGAGACCGAGACCGAGACCGAGACCGAGACCGAGACCGAGACCGAGGGAAGGGTTATGGGGGCAGCCGCCCTTGGAATTGA
- the LOC108487435 gene encoding uncharacterized protein LOC108487435 isoform X1: MSQGPKLYDNKPKKGLTVLSLISTPSTQLKQFQQHQKGKEFPSTSSGAASYSMGQPPPPPPPQPPKESFARRYKFLWPLLLAVNFTVGAYLFMRTKKKDTNLAEDDVDLSPPVSTTPVTATPVTETQSPVSSITQPLKLPEPIPESQQRELFKYILEEKRKVKPKDPEEKKRLDEEKAILKQFIRAKSIPQL; this comes from the exons ATGAGCCAAGGTCCAAAGCTCTACGACAACAAACCTAAAAAAGGTCTCACTGTTCTCAGTCTAATCTCAACACCCTCAA CTCAATTGAAACAATTTCAACAGCATCAAAAAGGAAAGGAATTTCCTTCAACATCATCAGGTGCAGCATCATATTCAATGGGTCAGCCGCCACCGCCACCACCACCTCAGCCTCCAAAGGAATCGTTTGCAAGGCGTTACAAGTTTCTTTGGCCCCTTCTCTTGGCTGTCAACTTTACTGTCGGAG CTTATCTCTTCATGAGAACGAAGAAAAAGGACACGAACTTAGCGGAAGATGACGTTGATTTGAGTCCTCCTGTATCAACTACACCTGTCACTGCAACTCCAGTTACTGAAACCCAGTCACCTGTATCATCCATCACACAGCCTTTGAAGTTGCCTGAACCGATTCCGGAGAGCCAACAGCGTGAACTTTTTAAGTATATATTGGAAGAGAAGAGGAAAGTGAAACCGAAAGATCCCGAGGAGAAGAAGCGGCTGGACGAAGAGAAAGCTATACTCAAACAATttatccgagctaaatccatacCACAGTTATGA
- the LOC108489279 gene encoding protein FLX-like 3: MAGRNRIPREAFNDRHGFPPERSFLRGPPLPQQRPHPVLLEEELEMQHAEIRRLLTDNSRLVEDRIAIQQELGAAKEEIHRLNLFIGDVRAEQELYSRGLIDKGLKLEADLRATEPIKKEVVQLRAEVQKLNNNKQELTGQVQALKQDVGRLQADNQQIPVLRPEIDGLHQELMHARNAIDYEKKANIELLEQRQAMEKNMVSMAREVEKLRAELAIVDGRPWAAAQGGPYGMKFHSSEGAFPASYEGYGARLAGANKGPFHGPCPGTWEKSRNTHR, translated from the exons ATGGCTGGAAGAAATCGCATTCCTCGCGAAGCATTCAATGACCGGCATGGATTTCCTCCTGAAAGATCTTTCCTCCGTGGTCCTCCTCTGCCACAACAACGTCCTCATCCTGTGTTGTTGGAGGAAGAACTTGAAATGCAGCATGCAGAAATTCGGAGGCTTTTGACTGATAACAGCAGGCTGGTAGAAGATCGAATAGCTATACAACAAGAGCTTGGTGCTGCGAAAGAGGAAATTCATCGTTTAAATCTTTTCATTGGTGACGTTCGTGCTGAGCAAGAGCTGTACTCAAGGGGACTTATTGACAAAGGCTTGAAGCTGGAAGCAGATCTGCGTGCAACTGAGCCAATTAAAAAAGAGGTTGTGCAACTTCGTGCAGAAGTTCAGAAACTGAATAATAATAAGCAGGAACTAACTGGTCAAGTTCAGGCTCTCAAACAAGATGTTGGCAGGCTGCAAGCTGATAATCAACAGATACCTGTTCTGAGACCAGAAATTGATGGCCTGCACCAGGAATTGATGCATGCAAG GAATgctattgattatgaaaagaagGCAAATATTGAGCTTTTGGAACAGAGACAAGCAATGGAGAAGAACATGGTCTCCATGGCACGTGAGGTTGAAAAGCTACGTGCAGAACTTGCCATTGTTGATGGTAGACCTTGGGCTGCTG CTCAAGGTGGACCATATGGCATGAAATTCCACAGTTCAGAGGGGGCTTTTCCAGCTTCATATGAAGGATACGGAGCTCGTCTG GCTGGTGCTAATAAGGGTCCTTTTCATGGTCCTTGTCCTGGGACTTGGGAGAAGTCCCGCAATACTCATCGCTAG